A portion of the Acidimicrobiales bacterium genome contains these proteins:
- a CDS encoding MraY family glycosyltransferase, with product MMPALSAYLLVGATAAIVTFLAVPIVRRMSIRIGAVAEPDERHVHLVPTPRGGGAAMMFGLLVAFGAAALLDEFSGVMSARTEMIGVVIAAGVIWSVGFIDDVREISAPAKLAGMVLAGSVMSLTGVSILFFRVPFFDLLFLSADWSALVTVMWVLGMANAVNFIDGLDGLAGGIIAIASATFLLYALQLGNEGVLDPNNPGALWATITLGLCVGFLPHNVHPARIFMGDSGALLLGLLMAASTMSVGGRTTEEFSGQAFFFFAPIFIPLVILGVPILDTLFAITRRAVKRTAVAEADKEHLHHRLMRLGHGHRRSVLILWLWTALLSAFVLYPTYTGEGDAIVPIGVAALALGLFTVFHPRWRGSVVEADAADFEAIDAAKAKVERSRLRESRRGRRSAP from the coding sequence ATGATGCCGGCCCTCTCGGCCTATCTCCTCGTCGGGGCCACCGCGGCGATCGTCACGTTTCTCGCGGTGCCGATCGTGCGGCGGATGTCGATCCGTATCGGCGCGGTCGCCGAGCCCGACGAACGACACGTCCACCTCGTCCCGACGCCGCGCGGCGGTGGGGCGGCGATGATGTTCGGACTCCTCGTGGCGTTCGGCGCGGCCGCGCTGCTGGACGAATTCTCCGGCGTCATGTCGGCCCGTACGGAGATGATCGGCGTGGTCATCGCCGCCGGCGTGATCTGGAGTGTCGGCTTCATCGACGACGTCCGCGAGATCTCGGCGCCCGCGAAGCTGGCCGGCATGGTGCTCGCCGGCTCGGTGATGTCGCTCACCGGGGTCTCGATCCTCTTCTTCCGGGTGCCGTTCTTCGATCTGCTCTTCCTGTCGGCTGATTGGTCGGCGCTGGTCACGGTGATGTGGGTGCTCGGCATGGCCAATGCCGTGAACTTCATCGACGGTCTCGACGGTCTGGCCGGCGGCATCATCGCCATCGCGTCGGCGACGTTCCTGCTCTACGCCCTCCAGCTCGGCAACGAGGGTGTGCTCGATCCGAACAATCCCGGTGCGCTCTGGGCGACCATCACGCTGGGCCTGTGTGTCGGCTTTCTCCCGCACAACGTCCACCCCGCCCGGATCTTCATGGGCGACAGCGGGGCGCTGCTGCTCGGCCTCCTGATGGCCGCATCGACCATGTCGGTCGGCGGGCGGACCACCGAGGAATTCTCCGGTCAGGCGTTCTTCTTCTTCGCGCCGATCTTCATCCCGCTGGTGATCCTCGGCGTGCCGATCCTCGACACGCTGTTCGCCATCACCCGTCGGGCGGTGAAACGGACCGCCGTGGCCGAGGCCGACAAGGAACACCTCCACCACCGGCTGATGCGTCTGGGCCACGGCCACCGGCGCTCGGTGCTGATCCTGTGGCTCTGGACCGCACTGCTGTCGGCCTTCGTGCTCTATCCGACCTACACGGGCGAAGGTGACGCCATTGTTCCCATCGGTGTGGCGGCGCTCGCCCTCGGGTTGTTCACCGTCTTCCATCCGCGCTGGCGGGGTTCGGTGGTCGAGGCCGATGCCGCGGACTTCGAGGCGATCGACGCGGCGAAGGCGAAGGTCGAGAGGTCGCGTCTCAGAGAATCTCGACGGGGACGCCGGTCGGCACCCTGA
- the glyA gene encoding serine hydroxymethyltransferase: MPWPSAADDPVLDLITKEETRQNSTIQLIASENFASPAVMAATGSVLTNKYSEGYPGKRYYGGNMVVDEIEDEARRRVCALFGAEHANVQPHAGAVANMGVYQALLEPGDTVLGMSLDHGGHLTHGSPVNFSGLQYDFVSYGVTASDERIDYEDMAAKAHAAKPKMIVAGATAYPRIIDPKPLREIADEVGALLMFDAAHIAGLIAGGAHPNPLPLADVMTFTTHKTLRGPRGGCILTREEFGAKIDKAIFPGIQGGPLEHVIAAKAIAFGEAASAEFADYAARIVANAGALAEALAGHGFRLVSGGTDNHLMLVDLGTFDEELTGKEAQAVLDDAGVSLNKNTIPDDPRSPFVTSGVRIGTPAVTTQGMGPAEMAVIAELIARALRERADPGAVAAVKADAATLCAEFPPYPNLGA; the protein is encoded by the coding sequence ATGCCCTGGCCCAGCGCCGCCGATGATCCTGTGCTCGACCTGATCACGAAGGAAGAGACCCGCCAGAACTCCACGATCCAGCTGATCGCATCGGAGAACTTCGCCTCGCCCGCCGTCATGGCCGCGACCGGATCGGTGCTCACCAACAAATACAGCGAGGGCTATCCGGGCAAGCGCTACTACGGCGGCAACATGGTGGTCGACGAGATCGAGGACGAGGCGCGCCGGCGTGTCTGCGCCTTGTTCGGCGCCGAACACGCGAACGTCCAGCCTCATGCCGGCGCGGTCGCCAACATGGGCGTCTACCAGGCCCTGCTCGAACCCGGCGACACGGTCCTCGGCATGAGCCTGGACCACGGTGGGCACCTCACCCATGGCTCGCCCGTGAACTTCTCCGGGCTCCAGTACGACTTCGTGTCCTACGGCGTCACCGCCAGCGACGAGCGCATCGACTACGAGGACATGGCGGCCAAGGCGCACGCGGCGAAGCCGAAGATGATCGTGGCGGGTGCCACCGCCTATCCGCGCATCATCGACCCGAAGCCGCTGCGTGAGATCGCCGACGAGGTCGGGGCCCTCCTGATGTTCGATGCGGCGCACATCGCCGGGCTGATCGCCGGTGGGGCGCATCCGAACCCGCTGCCGCTCGCCGATGTCATGACCTTCACCACCCACAAGACCCTCCGGGGACCGCGAGGCGGCTGCATCCTCACTCGTGAGGAGTTCGGGGCCAAGATCGACAAGGCGATCTTCCCCGGCATCCAGGGTGGACCCCTCGAACACGTCATCGCGGCAAAGGCCATCGCCTTCGGCGAGGCGGCCAGCGCCGAGTTCGCCGACTACGCGGCCCGCATCGTGGCCAACGCCGGCGCGCTGGCCGAGGCGCTGGCCGGCCATGGCTTCCGACTGGTGAGCGGCGGCACCGACAACCATCTGATGCTCGTCGATCTCGGGACGTTCGACGAGGAGCTGACCGGCAAAGAGGCCCAGGCGGTGCTCGACGACGCCGGCGTCAGTCTCAACAAGAACACCATCCCCGACGATCCCCGCTCGCCGTTCGTCACCTCGGGCGTGCGCATCGGCACCCCGGCCGTGACCACGCAGGGAATGGGACCGGCCGAGATGGCCGTCATCGCCGAGTTGATCGCCCGCGCCCTGCGCGAGCGGGCGGACCCGGGCGCGGTCGCCGCGGTCAAGGCCGATGCCGCCACTCTCTGCGCCGAGTTCCCGCCCTACCCGAACCTCGGAGCCTGA
- the rpiB gene encoding ribose 5-phosphate isomerase B, translating into MRIAVGSDHAGFHLKQSLAQHLRDEGHDVVDCGTHSEDRVDYPDFGAAVGRSVASGEADGGLCVCGSGIGIAIAANKIAGVRAATVHDATSARLSREHNDANVICVGERLTGPQVAVDALDAWLGATFEGGRHTARVAKLDALGGESVAPV; encoded by the coding sequence ATGCGTATCGCCGTCGGTTCCGACCATGCCGGATTCCACCTGAAGCAGTCGCTCGCCCAGCATCTGCGCGACGAGGGTCACGACGTCGTCGATTGCGGGACCCACTCCGAGGACCGGGTCGACTATCCCGACTTCGGCGCGGCTGTCGGTCGGTCGGTCGCGTCGGGCGAGGCCGACGGTGGACTCTGTGTGTGTGGCAGCGGGATCGGCATCGCGATCGCTGCCAACAAGATCGCCGGGGTACGGGCCGCGACGGTCCACGACGCCACATCGGCCCGATTGAGTCGCGAACACAACGATGCCAATGTGATCTGTGTCGGTGAGCGACTCACCGGGCCGCAGGTCGCAGTCGACGCACTCGACGCCTGGCTCGGGGCGACCTTCGAGGGCGGTCGCCACACCGCTCGGGTCGCCAAGCTGGATGCCCTCGGTGGCGAGTCCGTCGCCCCGGTCTGA
- a CDS encoding L-threonylcarbamoyladenylate synthase, giving the protein MEPDDLENAVRDLRSGGVVIIPTDTVYGLAAAAENSAAVDAMFALKNRPVDVLVAVLVADIDQARNYVDLGPAGEALAARFWPGPLTIVAPRHVVGSLAAGDDETLGVRCPDDVVAVALASAVGPISATSANVHGGDTPVRAAEVAALFPTIATVLDDGPRPGVASTVVSVVGPTPVVLREGSITEAEIEAIVASDS; this is encoded by the coding sequence ATGGAGCCCGACGACCTCGAGAACGCCGTGCGCGACCTTCGCAGCGGGGGCGTCGTGATCATCCCCACCGACACGGTCTACGGCCTCGCCGCTGCGGCCGAGAACAGTGCCGCGGTCGATGCGATGTTCGCGCTGAAGAATCGACCCGTCGATGTGCTGGTCGCAGTGCTCGTGGCCGACATCGATCAAGCTCGCAACTATGTGGATCTCGGCCCGGCGGGCGAGGCCCTGGCCGCGCGCTTCTGGCCCGGTCCGTTGACGATCGTGGCCCCGCGCCACGTCGTCGGGTCCCTCGCGGCCGGCGATGACGAGACGCTCGGCGTGCGCTGTCCCGACGATGTGGTGGCGGTCGCGCTCGCCTCGGCGGTGGGTCCGATCTCGGCGACGAGCGCCAACGTGCACGGCGGCGACACGCCGGTCCGCGCAGCCGAGGTCGCGGCCCTGTTCCCCACGATCGCGACGGTGCTCGACGACGGTCCCCGGCCGGGCGTGGCGTCCACCGTGGTGTCGGTGGTCGGCCCGACACCGGTCGTCCTGCGGGAGGGATCGATCACCGAGGCCGAGATCGAGGCCATCGTCGCCTCCGACTCCTAG